AGTTGTTGgatttatagaataaagaatacCTATAAAATGAAGcagtaacttttactggtaaatattagtattgctTATAATAGCTTACCGCCTTCAttagtacctgaaccagtaataatcaaattagttcccataAGCTAAGCAAAactgcacaaactaaacatagtcaaaataaaataagatgAGCAAGCAAATTCAGCGCTGATGTTGAATGTGAGTTCAAACTAGTTATGCATACATAATTTCTCCCATAACCACTCATAACAGCATTTATAAAACTTAACGTATAACATAGGTCATACAACAGTGACAAAATACAAGGTAATATTCCTTTACATAACTATGAACTCTTACTAAAGCAACATTCAATTACATTCGTAGTAGTTTTTTCATAACAAGTATTACGCAAGTTTGATGTAAAAGcaacaataatgaaacagcTTATAAAAGGCTGAAAGCTGTTGATAATGGATTTACCGTTGGATTTTTTACGTGACTGCTAAATCACATCAGCTTACATTAGTAATACTTCATTTGTTTTAGACACGTTTTGTAAGCGTACAATGATACCGCGTTAAACTGATAGGTCTAAAAACTACTTCACATCATCAAAAATGAGTCACGACAAGATTAATCATGGCTTGTAATTTGTCCTTGACGCAGTTATTGCCTAAGTTCTACGTTCAATGAACTCGCAGCTTCCTTGCAACAGACAAACAAGAAACGAAATTATAGTATTCCTTGCACAATGCGATTTATAACCCTAGTATAGTACTTACGTTACTAATGACGTTCTACCTGGTCAAGGTTAAGTCAACAGTAATTTTAGTAAGTTGAGCTAAGGCTTTCGACCTTGACATGCATTGAATATAACGCGCGTGCGTAGTGCTTGCTTGTTGCCACAGTGATTAGCTGATGTGTAGTTCGTTTTCCTCCGAGTAGCCTTCTTTGCGCGTTATTGTGCTTAACTTGGGACCAGATGTTGTATTAAATTTGAAGAACTTTAGCAGAATTGTTTTTACGTTGCAGAATTTATCCAAATTTACTAAGAATTATGCCTAGAAAAGCTCAAAAGTTATATGTCGAATTAACGGTCAGCAGGGTAAGTACACATCGCCAAACGTTATCGTTAGTTTAACATATCTCTTAAATTTTGTATTTAAAGACGTATTGCTGGATTTTTAGTTTCAAGTAAATCAAATTTAAGCTAGTATTTTACGTGATTGTCTTTTATTATAGCTTTTTCGTTTTAACTGATCCTAGTGCAGGGCACTAACATCATCTGGTAACAATTAATTAGGTCACCTGTGCTCCGCTACGACCAATGAAGGAATCGCCAAGATGCATTGTGAGATCTTTGATAAACGTCgttgcttttttatttattgttttaatatgGCCACTAATAATGATACACATATCTGATAGGAAAATGATGTAATAGGAAATCCGCAGTTTGAGTGTTTTTCTTCACCCTTTCCATATGAACCCTGCCCAGTGTGTTTTGAATGTCTGTAGGTGTCCTGCCCTGGAGTTTGGCTCAGAAATACCAACGAGCTTTATCTAAGCATTTGCTTGTTTGGAAAGTACCAGCGTACATCGCTTGTGGAGCCTGTTTTTCCTGCTATTATTATGGAGAAGTTCAAGTTCGATAAAGTTTTCTACACAGCAGTTGATCCTGCAGAAGTATCTGACTTATTGGAAGGTaatcaacaaaataatattaaaacagGTTGTTGAGCCACCATGAAAAAATTGTGGCATTGCTAAAAAAATTCAGCTAACCGCTAAAATAGTTAATAACTATGTGAAGcataactctattgctagctatTAGCATGTTTTTGAAACTGTATGATATAAGTATTTGTGTTCTACATATGTAGAACACAAATGTACCATGTAGAGGTTTTAAGTAAGTTTTGCATGTAATCAATTTTCAGCGGTGCATGAGTTCACGCTCCAAAATGATTAAACAGTATAATTTATACTACTTGCACATTACTTAAGAGTTGCCCACCCCTGTAGGAGAAACTACAGGGGTTACAGAAACTGCAGGAAACTGTTACAGAAACTACAGAAACCACATATTGCTTCTTGATTCTTCTTCTTCTTAATTTGCTTACAATTATGTCAGGCTGAGTTAGTTGGGTTGCAACTTTTTTCTTTCCTGATGCAAAACTTTAGCAAGGCCTGTTTTAAACAAAGGTTCCTTTTAAGGTTCCCTCAAATGTTTCCTTTAAGCCAGTCATGCCTTTCAGCCTGCCTTAACATTGAATCGTTTATTGAGGAGGCTCGGTGTAGTGTTTCTGTACAAGTTTTCCTGGTAATATAATATTGAGAAAAACTAGTGCACTCCTTTAACATGTGTGGGACACGGCCCCTAGCCTCCATAAATTTTTATCTAACTCAGTTTAGCCATTTTGTAAGGATTTTAATAGCTCATTTGATCATCAGCCGTTCGTAACTGAAAAAACCAACAAAttagaaaatttacattttgaaTGTTTGGCTGCAGTTGGATCTTTACCATTGGTAATGCTAttataaagtaataataatgctcAATATTAATAGTAAGTCGTTATAATGCTTGGTATTTGGTTATTAGATCTTATAAGTTAACTAGTTGAAggcccggcgttgctcgggtaataaaaatctttgcacagaagatttatttttatttaacgacagttaccattctaactttccaacttcatattatgagcaaagtgttttgtgcagcttaattaaatttttaaaaaataattcaaatataaaaaggtttagatgtaaatgtgaaataattagcaagtaatagttaatttaagtctgttttgctacgattacaatacaagatgatttggtaatgatacaattaatatgaactgcgaaaacgaaataaaaatcctgaatacgtagaattaataataacaattcgtgcatagaagcgtgtgtataaaaaaggtaattgtttcagcagaagctattcatcaaaactttgaaaacgacgatactggtacctctcgacgctggtacaaatgtaaaaatgagatagtggactgtctttgtctgaccaaatgaaGAAAGAATGTAGAGGTTATTCCTACCCGAGATAATACCATTGTCCACatgaaaagtattgaccttgACCGCGATGTAACAATTGACCCTTttgaaaaaccgaaaatagaagttcatgaAAACTCGAAAAAGCATTGCATTTCATAGAATTAACAGGATTtcaattaatacatcatttagcgcGTGCAATCAAGAAAAGAGTGTATAGGGTATATAGTAAAAACTATGAATCGTAAGAGCTCTTGTAATCTCGTGGATAGAAAATTAGATTGCAAACCTGCGGTTcggttgcaatcttcgtgagttcgaATCTAGCAGAATGCGAAATTTCAATATCTAactttttaatagctatagccggtcAGACAAACAGATATCCAAACAGATGAGgacagacagacgacaaaccttgagaaatatatatatatatatagataatcaaATCTTCGTTACTTATGCTGCTTTGTAATTGTCATCTCATGTACAGTTGTAATTAGCATTTCATTTACAGTTGTAATTGTCATCTCATGAACAGCTGTAATTGTCCTCTCATGAGCAGTTGTAATTGTAATCTCATGTACAGATTTTTAAGATGATCAAGGGATTTGCGTAGTCAGTTTAGATGAGCAGATAAATCTTACGGCAGGATTTTAGCAAGACAAGCTGTTCATTCCATCTGTTAAACTGGCGTCGAAGTCGAGTTGATTTTGGATGTCTCTCTCTACAGGGTGAATAAGATGTATCATTCTACCTTCACATATTACGAGACTGAAAGTTAAACTCTTGGAGTCTTAAGTAGCgagaattttaatttttaaatttgatagCCATCTGACAATTTATACCAGTTTACCTGCTGGTTGATGTCAAGCTCAGAGACTTTTGAGGGTGACTCGGTGACATATTTGCAAGTCTTTCCAAGGCCTGTTTATAACTATAGGTAGGAGTAGTCTTTCCAAGGCCTGTTTATAACTATAGATAGGAGTAGTCTTTCCAAGGCCTGTTTAGAACTATAGATAGGAGTAGTCTTTCCAAGGCCTGTTTATAATTATAGATAGGAGTAGTCTTTCCAAGGCCTGTTTATAACTATAGATAGGAGTAGTCTTTCCAATGCCTGTTTATAACTATAGATAGGAGTAGTCTTTCCATCATTTGTCACTGACAAAGGAGCTTGGTCAGAGCATTGCTCTATAGCAGAAAGTCAATTACACAAATGGCATAAGCTGTCGGAGTAGTCTGCCCACTCGGTGACATCACTTTACTTGCTCAGAGATATATTCAGAGCAGCCCTGGCCTAGAGCTATAGAATGTCTTACTCGCAAACAACAGCTTGGAGGTTAAATTCTTGAAAAAAGTGTATTTCTTAAACATACGGTTTTGATTTTCAGATGAGGATGTGATATTCGAACTGGTACAGCTGTCACCTGACTCACCGGAAGGAGCAGTTCTTTTGGCATCCTTCCAGCGAAACGTTAGGGATTTCTTGTATCCGTACCCCCAGCTGTTGCCTTCATACGGATCTGCTGATCGAGAGGTTCTCATGGAGAAAAGCTGGGATTTTCCAGTAAGTGCTAAGTGTGTGAGCTGCAAACTTTGAAAGAAATAAGAGTAAGAACTATATACAAGCagcatttttgttgattttttgttgtttgtgaACATGTTTATCATTGTTGACAATATGGAAATTACTAGCAAGGATGACAACCACTTGCTCGCCCATGTCATCGGATACTTGACACTGAAAAGCATGGTGTTATGCATTCAGGTTCAATCTGTGTAGTGTCATCATGAACATATATGACAACCACTTTCTCTTCGGTGTTATAGGAAAATGAGCACTTGACACTGAACAGCATGACTTATTCCATGCAACTTTTTTGTGACGTTTTTAATAGCATACACGGTGACCAACTGATTTCCCATGCCATAGATTATACAGCATTTTGTAATATTTCAAGAGTGTAACATATAAAATTGCTCCGGTTTTAAATTTTGACTTTGAAATATGTTTTGTTGTCGGCTCCAAAACAAGACTGCTATTATAGTTGGCGCATATCTTGTTTTAACTCAGCGGTAAAAACACTTGTATCTGTTTAGGGCATTGCACCGAGGTTAGAATTTGGATCTCATGCTAAGATCAAGGAAGTGAAAATACCCAAGTATATGCAATCCTCGCTGAACACTGACTTTTTGGTAAGAACAGATGTCCCAATgcttatataatttatttatattattttgtgtgtctatagatataaatatcagtcttcgtccagttatagcgataaagttttcaCAATGGAAAATCTGCTTCGCATTGGATTTGAACTTAGAGCTTCCAGTTCTTCAGATGGGCGATCTAACCCAATATATTGTGCTATTCCTGCCATACTATGAATTAATTAGGCACATATTTATGCATCGCTTGCGAAAACACTAGCACGCTTTAAGTTCATGGTTGCGTTATAGATCATTACGCGTAACGTGACAAGCTGGCTTCAGATGTAGGACCATAGGCTCTGATCATAGTAAGTTACTCTAGCCTAAGCTACTCAAGCTCATAGAGTAACTATTTCATGACTCTATGAGTAACTATCTCATGACTCTATGagtaactattttattacctgTACGATCACCTAGTCTACCTATatgattttatataaaaatgttgcGGAAAAAGGTTTTAAGTAAATAAACTTGGATTGGCTTCACCTGAATATGTTTCTAGCCAAAGCTGTGCATATTAAACATTGCCATTCAGAAGACATGACTATACTGCTATAAACCGGAATTCACCACAGGGGATACAAGTATCGATAACtccaaaaatatttgtttacgTTGTGGCGGAGTAGTATAGCCTGTTTTAGTTATGCgcaatttttttctgcatatGAAACGAAACTCATCAATGGTGGTGGTCTTCTCTTACCCTTGGTAAGTTAACCGTTCAactaatatttcaaatacatgtacatgttaatAGCCAAATTACTGAGTACTATTGTCAGTCCTTGTTTTTGGTTTGCATCGAACCACTAAAGAAAACTTTGTTAAATCTTAATCTTGGATGGAATAATTGGAATATGATTGGTCAACATAATATctgaagttgtcttttcttggtCAACATAATATCTTGAGTTGCTTTTTCGTGAAGCAAGTTGTTTGATCAACATTTTAAAGGCAAGTTTTCTTTGTATGATAGTTATTACAAAGTTTAATGCTGGTATCCGAGTATCTAATTTGTGATAGAAACAGTTATGGGTTGTGACGTGAGGAGACAATCCTCTGTCTGCTATATATCAGCTCCGCATAATAGAGTTTCACTGATGTAATGCTGTTTTCCATTACAtgcaaaaaacaatgaaaagatAAATCCAGAATTATTAAGTACATTAAGTTGaatagatttgttttaaaagttggtaatctattATTATTGCTGAGGAATCGGGATAATAAATTGAAGGTTGTGGtgacagaaagttcataaagtGAAATATATAATGGTGGGTGTAGTATGTTGGCGTGTGTATGATTactatatgtatagtatgattATATGTACTATACGGTAATTGCTGCCTCAAAGTATGTACATGTTTCATTGAGGTAAGTGTTTGTTACCGTTATTCCCATAGCCAGTTGGACGTTCAGTCAGGGCTAGAGCGAGGAGCCCCTCTCCAAGAACATATATGTATCCAGACTCAGAGGAAGAAGGAAAAGGCTACCAAGATCCAACTGTGGCTTCTATAACGAGGTCACAATCTCTCTCCCCCAGTAGGAAAACTCGTTACAAATCTCTGGCTAATAGACCTCCATTTCTAATACAGCGGGTATGCATGTCTGTTTATCAATTGTGTGTTTTTCTAGAGATAGCCGAGCTAGCCACTAGTCGCTAGCCGTACTAGTCGCTAGCCGTACTAGTCACTAGCCGTACAAGTCGCTAGCCGTACAAGTCGCTAGCCGTACAAGTCGCTAGCCGTACTAGTCACTAGCCTTACTAGTCGCTAACCGTACTAGTCACTAGCCGTACTAGTCACTAGTCGCTAGCCGTACTAGTCACTAGCCGTACTAGTCGCTAGCCGTACTAGTCACTAGCCGTACTAGTCACTAGCCGTACTAgtcactagctgtactagtcaCTAGCCGTACTAGTCACTAGCCGCTAGCCGTACTAGTCGCTAGCCGTACTAGTCACTAGCCGTACAAGTCGCTAGCCGTACAATTCGCTAGCCGTACTAGTCGCTAGCTGTACTAGTCGCTAGCCGTACTAGGCGCTAGCCGTACTAGTCACTAGCCGTACTAgtcactagctgtactagtcaCTAGCCGTACTAGTCACTAGCCGCTAGCCGTACTAGTCGCTAGCCGTACTAGTCACTAGCCGTACAAGTCGCTAGCCGTACAATTCGCTAGCCGTACTAGTCGCTAGCCGTACTATTCGCTAGCCGTACTAGTCGCTAGCCGTACTAGTCGCTAGCCGAACTAGTCGCTAGCCGAACTAGTCGCTAGCCGAACTAGTCACTAGCCGTACTAGTCGCTAGCCGTACTAGTCGCTAGCCGTACTAGTCGCTAGCCGTACTAGTCGCTAGCTGTACTAGTCGCTAGCCGTACTAGTCACTAGCCTTACTAgtcactagctgtactagtcgCTAGCCGTACTAgtcactagctgtactagtcgCTAGCCGTACTATTCACTAGATGTATTAGTCTGAACCCAAGGGCATGCTCAGTGAATGAACAGGTAATGAAACTTGCATTCACtacatttacattaaaaaaataaatcgTCCAATCAAACTCACTAAAATGTGTCGCCATCTCAACAGTGTAATGTCATTCCTGAAACTTCTGTTCAATCTTTGTGTGATGCCAATGTAGAGAATGAAATGGTTGGAAAGACTAAAGTGATAGCATTAAACCGTCCAATCCTATGCGAGCTTTGGATAGGCATGAACATCTTTGTGGCTGCCAAGTTTTTGGCTTCGATTGTTTCATCGACTTTCTTCTATCGTGGTTTCTGATGTCAAAAGTAAAATGAGAATTGCTAATACTCCTAGTGCCAGTGTCAGCCTTTCTATGAGTCTTTTGCAGAGCACTCTGCATGTTGAAAttgcaagcaaaatattttgtctaaCATCTACCCtgtaatcttttttatatatgtttttgtataaattttacataattttattttaaagccTCAAGACTGTTACAGCGTTTGGGCTAAGGCTCATGTCAAATTTAGGttaatttacaaaaacttaCAAAGGGGTGTAAAAGACCACCTACGAAACACCCGCAGTAAAAGCATGAAATTTTAGCTATTTAGTCGGATGTCCTTAAATTATCTGCAGCCTAACCTTGACTACCATCCCGACAACAAGGGTTTTAAGAAACTTAGGCTGGTGTTTATATAGCAAATAGGCTAATTTCTAGCAGGGTAGGACAGGGCAACCAGGGGCAATTGGTGACGCCGTCGATCCTTAGGTTCTCTCACCAATCGACCCTCTTCCTTATGCTACAATTTGAAGGTCTATGTCGTTTCTAGAGGCCCTAGATCTATGATAGATCATACGCTTACTTCAACAAGACTTATTTTTTCAACTGTCTGCAGTTAGACGATTCGGTAATCCACAGAAAACCAGGCTCACCGAGTCCTCGGAGCAAGAAAGGAATGCGTACTCAATCGGCACAGACAAGTCTTCGCAGACCATGTAGCAGGGTAAGTAGAAGAGATCATTTATATGTAGGTCGTGTGAGTAGGTATATAGGTCATGGGAGTTTATATGTAGGTCATGCGACTACATTTGTAAATTATCTGGTGAGGTACATGACATCTGACTAGATGAACCGTTTTTAAGATTGAATGCATACATTGTATGACTTAGTGCATAGATGATATGACAAGGTACACAGAACATATGACGAGATGCACAGATCATATGACAGGATATCGTGAGCCAAAGTATATAGAGGATGAACTAACATGCTTTAGCAGGGGTGTATCTACAAGCATGCTTTCGGGTGCATGCTTGTAGATGCACCCTATCAaacaatacatgtaaattagaCATGCTCATGTTGAGGCTAGTTTCTCTCTGCTGCCTCATTGCAATCTTTGGCAGCATGAAGCAATCATGAGCATTTATTTTAGATGCCatcttaaaattaataaaacctatCACCTAAAACTCCACCCCTACCTTTTACTAGAACAGTTTTATCCCAACTGAAGTTATAGCGAATCGTCATACAAGATGGACAAAATTGTTTCGATAAAGATTTTAGTAGAACTTTTATTTATTGAGGCTGTCTGTTCGCTTAGAACTCTATTACAACAGGATGTGAGCTGGTAGTGAGTTGGTAAGTTAGCAAGCTTTTAAAATAATACTACCATGGTTCTATTTATAGGTGCAAGACTCCGCTGCAGCACCTCCGTACTACTCTGATGAAGGTCAGGTATAGGTCATGCATTTTGTCCTGACTTGTCAGTAGAGTAGTATTAGGCCTTATTAATACTGATTAGTACTGGTGCAGTTGATGGTTTGCTCCATGAGCAATTATGGAGATCATGGAGACCTTAGTCACTTGGTTTGGACAAACATTCTCAAAAGTATtacaactctatatatatatatacatatactagctgtgctacttgGCGTTGCTCGGGCAATAGAAAAGTCTTTTGACAGAAAAatgatttgtgtttaacatataacatttgccattctaactattaaactacatatcatgagaaaggcgtcttgtcttataaacaatgagaagtagtgggagttgctcgctattagccagtttaataacgTGAGCGAACAGCTTGTCGTGACGTTacgctatgacccgcgtcatatacaaagcagttaggtatttgctctcatataatgacttatattctgtagtctagtgggtaaggcgtcagactggtgGATGGCagggtccgagatcgaatcttcttcagtacggaatatttattccaagattttaagatctatcaattgatcaatcaatcctacaaacaacaaactttgaaaaatatatatatcaattgaAGTGTTCGTCATATGTCTAGTTAATAGTGATTATTTGAAATACTCGCAGTCaagtgcgctgtgagagatcatcatgtgtaatgattatatgtacaattattccgaACTGGTGCATTCGGAATAATTATTCCGAATTGGTGGTTTAGTGGTAGTTCGCTTGGCTTCACATATGTGCATCCGAATGTACAGGTTCGATTCTTGTGAGGTGCAATGTTTTTTCTAATTCTCGTTGCCAGCTTGAAACAACAGacatagctcttattatagtaaaagttaacatattagcgtaagttactagcttaagttactagcttaagttactagtttaagttaatagcttaagttactagcttaagttactagcttaagttactagtttAGGTTACTagtttaagttactagcttaagttactagcttgagttactagcgtaagttactagcttaagttactagtttaggctactagctcaagttactagcttaagttactagcttaagttactagcttaagttaatAGTTtaggttactagcttaagttaatagcttaagttactagcttaagttactaatttaggttactagcttaagttactagtttaagttactagctcaagttactagcttaagttactagcttaagttactagtttaagttactagcttaagttactagtttAGGTTACTAAAAAATTctttgggtaaagaaacttaagCCAACAGCAACTacacctgccactgtttataaactattttaaatcTTCAACGAGTGTTTAGCATATGTAAGAAATGTTTGCCAATTACCTATTTTAGCGATTCCTTGAGCTTTCAATATTATGCATTGGTtggacacacacagaaatataaaatacatgtactgtcatttgaaagttacaacggTATATGTTGTAtgtgttgattaaaaataaattttctatgcaaaaccTTTTTTAGTGTCCGTACAACGCCGCCCATTCATCtagttacaataaaatatggcATTAGTAGTTTTCTGGCCTGTTTCTAATGATAGGTAAAAGAGATTCCTTCAATTTTATTCTTTGCCACTGGAAAAGAGGAGTTTTAAGTTACATACTTGTAAGGACCATCCAATAATAATATACTTGTTTTGCATGTCATTTGACTCTAAACGATGAATGGCCAGCCGCCAAATTATTTGAATGTTAAATTGCAGATCTTACAAAGTATCTCCTATGCTCATCGGTCTTCTTTGCAAAGGGTTTATTAAGTTTGTAATCTTTACAGAGTCCGATGTGGAATATACCGGAAGCTATCGTAGACGTCAGACCCGATCAGTACCTGAAATAACTCTTCCTCCTAGAAGAAGTGTCAGTCCTGTTACATATCGTCGTTCATTACGAGAGAGGTATGGCTCATTTCTCAGCAAATCGATCGTTGACAATTACTTTCTAGAAGGTGCTCAGAAATTATTGTAACCACCTATTAGCTAAAGACTATTGTTGTCAGCAGTAGCACTGGGCCATAAGCtaaggcagtttatcttgcatttccgTTGGCACCTCTTTTCAGTGGCAATTTTTTGCACTTAGTAAATAGATTTGATGGTGTAGAATTTATATGCAATGAGTTGCCATGCTTACCATTCCCACTAGTGGGAGAATTTTCCCATTTTAGGTTTGATAGATTTTAAGGAGCTGTCTCTTTTCACACTGAGTTGTAATTGACTCTTTACGGAGTGAGTCACAGTTTATCCATTTATTAcaaaggtcaaggtcaaagcaACGCCCACTGTAATTTGTTTTCTTGTCGTGCATTCATTGTTTGAGCTTTGCTATGGCTTGTGTAGCCCACATAGATGGCTCtcataaaattaatttgataataTCGCCTGAGCCCGCGTGTCAAACACTTAGTCATTGTCTAAAAAgctgaaaaaatactttttaaaaagccTGAAAGGTCTGTTTCAAATGGTGCATGTCTTCAACTTGTCTGGAAGGCTCTCAAATTCACAGAGCATGCTATCAGAGGCTGACTAACAACAGCAAGATTGAGCTTGCTAGGAAAAAACACAGTGAGGTGAGTGCgtattttttttagatttgtgatacttttaaaaaagtgataCTTTTTGAGTGATACCACCCAAAAATTTAAGGTGAGATAATGCGactttaaattattctataaaataatgATTGTGGTGGCCAACCAAGATGCTTGtattcattttgaaaaataagtaaattttaatccagcCAGACGTTAACTATTAGCCTTGCCCTTGTTTATCAAATAGACAAATCATGCATGTATTCACTCTGGTCTATTGGTCTAAGCTGACTAAATGATAATGATTTCCCCAGTCAATATTGTCCTGGCATTCATTTAGCCACATAAAAAGAGTTGGAAACCCGCTACTTATGATACAACTTATCAAGATGAAGATGAGCCACCAAAGAAAATAACAAGATCTAAGTCTGCTGTCTACTTCTACGCATCAAGGCCAACacttgaatgtgaatatgtgaTTTGTGAAAAGAAAATGCGGTACTACTCACACAAATCAACTACTCGCAAAGTTGTCCTTCAAGTAGCCAAAACTGTGTGTGCTGGTGTGTCCATATATCCTATAAATTAACGTGAGGCATGATTGCTTCAGTTGTTTCGACTATGATAAgtaatttatatattgttttgtattgttttgCAGTCCAGCTTGTACTGGTATGGTACCAATGATTGGCATCACATCACGTTGCAAGCAGCTATGACCTCCACAGCTGATTTAAACTTATATCGACATGTTCAAGCATGGTTGTGCGTAAAAATCTTGTTAATTTTGCGAGCGGTGCACCTGCCTACATATTCAGGTGGATTGAATAATGCTGCTACCATCAAACAGGAAGAACATATACTTTCTAGAACTTTCATCAAGATACGGTTGCTTTAGAAATGGCCCTCATAGCAAGTGTTATGATGAGTATATCTGCGTCATACTCGATACACAACTGCATAAGTGGCGAAAATATTGATCAATCTTGAATCGACAGAATCAATTAAGAAGATTGTTCAACACTTACCTATGGTACCTTGGAACTTTTTATGTAAAGGGATAGCAGAGAGCTGTGTCTTTAACTGTAGTTTGTGGATATTTTGGCTCACGTTCCCTGAAGTAAACTGAGTTAGAAACCTTATCAGAAGACTAGTTCATATCTATAGCAGATATGATCAAATTACTATAAATGCAGTGACTCCAAGCTATTGAGGATGTGGGGCCATTTCTTGTAGATGCCATGGTGCCTATCCAAGCTCTGCCTACTATATTGCTATTCTTTCCACATTCCATCAACTTGCTGATACCATTCTTGATGTGCTTGTTGCTCATGCTAAGAAGTACAAGGTTGCTTGTGTGGATTTTGTGATTGAAAACTATTACAAGAAGAGAGTCAAGAGGAGTAATGCAAAAGGGGATAAGAAACTACAAAGCAATTTTCATGTTAGTAATTAAGCTGTGA
The sequence above is drawn from the Watersipora subatra chromosome 5, tzWatSuba1.1, whole genome shotgun sequence genome and encodes:
- the LOC137396722 gene encoding spermatogenesis-associated protein 6-like, with product MPRKAQKLYVELTVSRVSCPGVWLRNTNELYLSICLFGKYQRTSLVEPVFPAIIMEKFKFDKVFYTAVDPAEVSDLLEDEDVIFELVQLSPDSPEGAVLLASFQRNVRDFLYPYPQLLPSYGSADREVLMEKSWDFPGIAPRLEFGSHAKIKEVKIPKYMQSSLNTDFLPVGRSVRARARSPSPRTYMYPDSEEEGKGYQDPTVASITRSQSLSPSRKTRYKSLANRPPFLIQRLDDSVIHRKPGSPSPRSKKGMRTQSAQTSLRRPCSRVQDSAAAPPYYSDEESDVEYTGSYRRRQTRSVPEITLPPRRSVSPVTYRRSLRERYLDNETVDEEWRRRRVERAERALAESLASSYRARSLVSYDDSLEDLADDFDRSRLFGY